TGATATACAATTCTCTTCCCGGTTCGTGCTCGCAGAAAATCATCTCATTGTCCGCGTACATACGATTGAACTTTGTGAGATCGATCGGAGCCGATTGCATCGGCTGATTCATCGTCTGCAGTTTTAGTTTTGCCTGAGTGGCGAAAGGACCGTTTGGAAGGTATTGAAGATATTTCTGAAACGCGTAGGCAGCGTGTGGGTTGTTCTTCTGATTGAAGTAGTTTTCCCCAATGTTATAAAGCTCGTTCGGATCTTCTTCCACAGCGGAGCGAAAGGTCAGACGAGTGATCGTCTGGTCGAACTGGCGGAGTTTCATCGAAAAGTAGCGGATGATTTTCATCGCTACGGGAGTATTTCTTTGAATGAGGGTTCCGAACTGATCGTAGCTAACTTCGATCACGGAAACATCGGTGAGCGCCACTGCAGATTCGATCTGAGCGTGTTGGCTCATGGCCGCAACCACTCCGAAAAAGTCACCGGGACCTTGTACGGAATTCGGATCTTCTCCGACTACTGGGTTTTCACGTCCTATTTTTACCTTACCTTCACGGATAATAAAGAAGCTAGGGGAATCTTTCTTTCCCTCTACAATAATGTAGGAGCCCTTTTGGAAGTTTACGATTTGGAAGATGCCTGTGGACATGCTGTTCGGTTAGTATTTTTTTTGAAAATCAGAGTTCAACTGTTTTCATTATCGGATTTCAGGAAACCAATCTCCAAAAAAAGAACTACTTTTCTCCACATTCTGACATTTCCGCCTTGGAGCCGCTCAAAATCTCCCATTCTGAGAGTTCTAAAGAGGCTTTTTCAGCTAGTTCTCGGGAAAAAGACTGGGTGCAGATCGATTTGAAAACCTCTTTCGCCTTATTTTCTTCTCCGATCTCAAGATAGAGTTTTCCTGCTTCGAAAAAAGCATTCAGACCTTGAGCGGAAGTTGGTTCTTCCGAATATTGGTGGAGGTTGATCTCGAGGATCTTTTCGGGGCGTCCCAGTCGGGAATAGTTGTTTTTTAAGACTTGATAAGCCTTGGTTTTGAATTTGCTCGAAGGGTAAAGAATTAAGAAACTTTTAATTTCCTCGATCGATTTATGAAACTTACGATCCTTATACGCTTCTTCCGCGATTCTAAGAAGGTTTTGCGCCTGGGTTTCTTGGAGCGCGCTCGCCTCGGAACGAAGAGAGCTTGAAAGCGAAAACCAAGCGAAAATAAGAATGAGTATGAAAACGTAAGAACCTTTGGCCTGCAAGATAATCTCCGGAGGAAGAATTCCCCTATTAAAGATTATCTGCAGAATTGCCGAAAAGGTTGATTACTTTTTCTTGTCGATCGTCTTCCGGTGGTGTTCGCAGAGTCTATAAAGTTTGCCGGAAGAGGGGTTCTTCTTGGCAACTTTTGTTCCGCAAACAATACAAAGGCCGTTGTTTCTTCTTCTTTGATACAAGAGTTGGACTC
This is a stretch of genomic DNA from Leptospira tipperaryensis. It encodes these proteins:
- a CDS encoding cyclic nucleotide-binding domain-containing protein, which produces MSTGIFQIVNFQKGSYIIVEGKKDSPSFFIIREGKVKIGRENPVVGEDPNSVQGPGDFFGVVAAMSQHAQIESAVALTDVSVIEVSYDQFGTLIQRNTPVAMKIIRYFSMKLRQFDQTITRLTFRSAVEEDPNELYNIGENYFNQKNNPHAAYAFQKYLQYLPNGPFATQAKLKLQTMNQPMQSAPIDLTKFNRMYADNEMIFCEHEPGRELYIIQNGKVKITKIVDKNEVLLAVLQNGDIFGEMALLDNKPRSASAIAWGQVQLLAINKANFEGMVKAQPQLATRLITLLSERIWTAYKQLANLMINDPQGRIADTLLTLVEKNRIKITPKVSYNFEIGTKDLIKMVGLSYPKDENLVLDLLTKNKWIKLDQGKLSCTDLVELEKLVHIYRKKSQMENKLKKRA
- a CDS encoding LIC10235 family protein, with amino-acid sequence MKPKKISNDDLESLVTGVKSQSINAVGNYLYKGFRIQVSKYNLSGAERVQLLYQRRRNNGLCIVCGTKVAKKNPSSGKLYRLCEHHRKTIDKKK